One Pelmatolapia mariae isolate MD_Pm_ZW linkage group LG1, Pm_UMD_F_2, whole genome shotgun sequence genomic window, TCAAGAATTATTCAGATTGCTGAGCagctgtgtttttctaagtaaACTCCCACTTTGTATGCACACACCTTTGTGCCAGGCAGCTGCTGTTACTAAGAAAGAGGAAGGTAAAGGTGTGTTTATGTGGAGAGTTTGAATCAGGTATAAAGGTGAGAGACTGAGGTGGGTATACCCAGCTGATTGTCACTTTACTGTAAAAAGCAAGTTGGCACACCCCAAAAAGAACCCAGCACGTCTCAGTGTGACCTGAAACACTAGGCTCACCTCCCTTCAAAAGCTTGTTATTAATGTCTCCTGGCAGAGTATCAGCAGAGCCGCAGAGGCCACAGCGTGGGCACACTGCCCATTTGCTGCACTCTACTTGTTTGCTCTGCAGTGGCGAACAACACTGTCACCATGACTAACAACAGTGGAAAAACAGGCTAATGGGAGAGCTGATTAGATGCTACATTCCTTCATGGGAAAACCATGATACGTGTTATTTATGTAGTTTTCCTGTCTattaaatcaaatgaaaatgGAGACTGAAATTATCAAGTCAATGAAACCAGGAGAACAAAAGTAAATTTACCTGATAGAAATTTTGACTGAGTTAGGGCAGACACGGTACTTTTAATTTAGCTACGCATGCAGCATATGTGAGCAACCAACTGTTCTGCAGACTTTGATGTGTCATATAATGTgtaatgttgcttttttttcactgaaaacAAACGTTCGCCCAGGGCTGCTACAATATCTGACTTTCATCACAcatatatattgtaataataatattttcacAAGATTTACAGAAAATTAATAACACTAAAAATGCAGTTACACTTGAACTGTAAAAACGGCAACTGAATGAACCAAGAAAATCTAAAATAGAATCACTTGCAGGAAGCAATGGAGAGAGTTTATAACTACCCCCTCTAAAATACCATCACTGATCACGTGTGCAGTTGTAGTCATGTATCTAAACAATTGGCATTGGTTTGTTAACTGCCCTAGATTTTGGTGGTTACCAAAATGCCAATCTGGGTAAGTACTCAAGGACACTCCCCACCCAGGTGTCCACCTTTAGCAGGCTGCACTGTCCATTTCCTGCTTatttataatttacaaaatctacattaaattgcatttaatATGACTGGAGCGCAATAGAACCCATATACTCATTAGGAAATTGTTGCATCTTAGTTTGAGTGAGCAGTCCAGtaattttgtctgttttccCTTTGATTTCTGTTAAACTAACCATCTGCTGGCTGTAGCTTCATACTTTCTAAGCAAACACAGGTGGCGAAGAGATAGTTTCAGATGTAATTCTTTACTTTGTGCTCTTTATGTCTATTGAAGTTCTAAAGTCCTGAATGTCTCCAAAAGTTGGTTCTGTTCATCTGGccatagcgttttcagtgggagaaacgtttcgtcactcatccaagtgacttcttcagtctcagctgactgcaggtttccccaatcttataaacagtatatttgcataatgacatttgcataatgactgaaaccagcccactgaaggaaaaacGTCCTGAATGCTGTTAGGAgatattttaaaagtttttttttttcatttgtttggttttgttacCAGATAAAGTATTACCACATACTCTCTATGGTATTTCACTATGCTCCCTTGTACTGTGCATTTATTTTAGGTCTCTTTTAATCTCAAGTTCAAGTGTTTAAAGTCACTTTCTACAAGCATAAGGGTCAGTCAGAGAAGCTTTTATGGAcaatctgttgtgttttggaacTTGCATTGccccttttttaattttaattgtaGTACCTATGCCAAACAAATTTCATGATCAAATCATCTCACCATATACCTTTTTCAGCTTGCTCTTAGTTGGGCTGAGCTGCCTGGTGTAGGTGGTAGCAATGTCAGGCTCCCAGTCCAACTTCTCACAAGGCAACTCCACCATCCCCAGCGCAGCCTCTCTTAGACCAGAGAAGTCCCTACTGTAGACAGCCAGTTTCAAGGTACAGGTCCGCAGCTCTTCCACAGAGCTCACCTGCAGTGCAAAGCTCTGGTTGTGGAGCTCTGGGCTGAGGCTGCGCCGTCGTGAGGATATCTGCTGTGGGGAAGGGCAAAGTGGAGGAAGGCTTGCCCTAACAAACACCCCACTGCGCCTTCGACTGACCCCCAAGAGACCTAGGATGTTGACCACCAGGGTGCCACAAGCAGAAGAGAAGACCACGGAGAAGTGAAGGAGTGGAGCTGGTttgggaggggagagagagttAGAGCCATACTGTGATGGACAAGGCTCTCCCTCCTCCACAGGAGGTCTGACGGCACCTGCAGTCAGACAACTGctctcactgtaaataaaattttCACCAGTCACAGTGCAGCGCCGGCCGATTGCTCGACGGGATTTAGACACAAAACTCAACCTGGTGAGAGAAGGCAAAGAGGCTCGGCCATGTCTTGGAGGTTTATTGGGTGAACAGGGAACTGCAGGAGTGCTGAGGCGCCGCAGTGGAAAAGAAGATCTAGGAGATTTTACCAGGTCAGCTGACCTGGTAGGGCTGGAGTCAAAGGGCAGAGCAGTGAGGTCATCTTCAGAGGGAGAAGAGCTGCTCTTAGAGAAAGAAAATTCAAACACATCCCCATCCAATTCTTCATATTGCTGTTTCACAATTTGCGTACAGGGAGAAGGAGTCAGTGTCACAGTCACACACTCTGCAGGATGAGGAGACAAAAAAACGGCTTCTTTGTCCTCCAATGAGGCTTTCTTCCTTTTGCGATAGCAAAGGATGCAGCCAAGAACTAGACAATAGCAGAATACAGCTAGACCCACAGCCAGCAGGATCTGCAAGTGAACTAGAAAAAAGGTATAAATATAAAGCATTAATATTATGTcgtaaaaatgcaaaaactagAAAGGAACAGGAAATCAAAGCACACAGGTATAGATACAGGTATTTGAAACGTGAAGCAAATGATTTTGTTTGACTGAAGGCTCAGAAAATTGAAGGCATATTCATTACAAACAAAGTTACTGCAAAACATCATCTTGTTGTGGCTGCATTCTGGAGGAATTGTCATCATGATAACGGTATAATTTATATTGTTGTAGTTGCATTTTTGATCCAAGGGAGCACTGCATTGCTGTAAGATcaattatttctgtttttatttatcttaGAAGCAtccatgtttaaaaaataaaacaggttaTTGCATACTGTAACATCACCTTTCTTTTGCATCAAGTTATTATGATGAGCTAAAAGTCCACTTTGGTGTTTTAAACACCTTTAAAACATGAAAGAATATCAAAACAACCACGGACTGAAGCTGTTAAAACAGAGCCTTGATGCTGATTTAATGTCAGATAATGGGATAATGTATTGAGATGACTCATGCATCAAACACACTCGTGGATAGGGCAGTAAGCATGATTATTGTGAGGTAAACAACCAACAATGCCAACAGTAGTCCATTACTTGTGTTTTTGAAAGTATTAAGAGTAGGTCCACCACAGTTTTGCTATGAAGAGGTGTTACGGTCTTACCCCCAAAAGGAGTGTCTCCCACACATCTATAAAATTGCTTATCACAGGAGACTTAGAGAGTCAACGCACTCTGCACCCTTTAACACCACAATTATTACTTACCACAATTATTCACGTATTACATTAAGATGGGATCACAATCAAAGCAAGTGTTTGTGATCCCAGATCAATGCAGATCAATTTCAGCCCTGTCAAAGTCCAGGAGCAGGGAGCTCCTCACTCTGCCTCAGTCATGACAGTACAGAGTGGGTGGATGCAGCAGTGATGTTGAAAATTAAAGGCTGATGGGATTGCTCTAAAATATGAGTCAGCCTGACCAGCCAGTGGACATTATTGCCGACCAAATGATGTAATGGTGAAACCTGAGTAGAGATAAATCAGCAtttaatgcagatttttttttctttttttaatcctgaAGGATGTGTGTGCATTTTGACATGGTATGCATCATAGCTAATCCTAcactaaacatttttaaatggcaTGCAAATAACTGAATTAAGATCACTGTACTCCctaggttgttgttttttttttattgttatttatttatttatccatttgtttgttttctcggCATACCAAATTATCTAAAACAACTGTAACCAGGATACGTTCCCACTCTGTTTTTGCAGTTCATGTAtcaatgcaaaaacaaactgatttttaaagctGTTTCTATTTTCCTATCGGTTATTTTTCGTGTTTGAAATCTTTTTAACAGCCataagtggaaaaaacaaacaaacaagcaagcaaaaaaacaaaaaacaaaaacgatgtTATGCTCTGATATTTTACCCTGTCTGAAGAATAGACCATCGGGACTAAGGTACAAATTAAAGCAAACACAGACTGTTCATTGACAAAATTAGTAAAATCTAAAAAGACACCGAACATTTCCTACCTGCCAGCGTGTACTGCGACATGTTCCCACGCCGTTTGGTTTGTGTGTGGAGTCACTGTGAGCGCCGTTTATGAGAGTGGTTCATCGC contains:
- the LOC134621940 gene encoding synaptotagmin-5, which produces MSQYTLAVHLQILLAVGLAVFCYCLVLGCILCYRKRKKASLEDKEAVFLSPHPAECVTVTLTPSPCTQIVKQQYEELDGDVFEFSFSKSSSSPSEDDLTALPFDSSPTRSADLVKSPRSSFPLRRLSTPAVPCSPNKPPRHGRASLPSLTRLSFVSKSRRAIGRRCTVTGENFIYSESSCLTAGAVRPPVEEGEPCPSQYGSNSLSPPKPAPLLHFSVVFSSACGTLVVNILGLLGVSRRRSGVFVRASLPPLCPSPQQISSRRRSLSPELHNQSFALQVSSVEELRTCTLKLAVYSRDFSGLREAALGMVELPCEKLDWEPDIATTYTRQLSPTKSKLKKSVSSQETLGRRKSSACVPRALGQLFILLQYQTLAQRIKVMVRKAENLAKLTRIPGAPDHYVVINLRQDGKVIGTKETKGASGPNPIWNAPFLFDLPPGDINQLPLVLEFIVMQGRLYTKSSILGRVLIGTDASEEGQKHWREICSRGQIETTRWHTIQSDAL